A genomic stretch from bacterium includes:
- a CDS encoding AMP-binding protein produces the protein MVSYGSALSLHARENPDAIALVHDGVRTSFAELEAGSNRRARAFEKLGVAEGDFVTIALANGVEFLESLFACWKLGATPQPVSARLPQSEREAIIDLVDPKLVLGVDPALHPGRTVAPADLDTSGEEADELPDRTSQYRMAICSGGSTGRPKVVVDHIPGQTDPYAEFHGRGPGSSILVPGPLYHSGPLINCLSVLLTGGKVVLMTRFDAKRSLELVAEEQLELAIFVPTMMLRIWKLPAEERAKADLSTLHRVVSSSASLPDWLQREWIEWIGPERVWEAYGGSERIGGTIISGTEWLEKPGSVGRATEGRKLRVLDPEGRDVAAGEIGDVYFLPPGGPGSTYHYLGAEPRRTDDGWETLGDMGYVDADGYLFLVDRRTDLIISGGSNIYPAEVEGAVESHPAVRSCAVIGLPDDDLGATVHAIVDTFEPVEEDDLRAHLSEQLVRYKIPRSFEFVDEPLKDDAGKVRRRALREARVADGA, from the coding sequence ATGGTTTCCTACGGCAGCGCGCTCTCGCTCCACGCACGGGAGAATCCCGACGCGATCGCGTTGGTCCACGACGGCGTTCGGACCTCCTTCGCGGAGCTCGAAGCCGGCTCGAATCGGCGCGCTCGGGCGTTCGAGAAGCTCGGAGTCGCCGAGGGCGACTTCGTCACGATCGCCCTCGCGAACGGGGTCGAGTTCCTCGAGTCGCTCTTCGCCTGCTGGAAGCTCGGTGCGACGCCCCAGCCGGTCTCGGCGCGGCTCCCGCAGAGCGAGCGCGAAGCCATCATCGACCTCGTCGATCCGAAGCTGGTCCTGGGAGTCGACCCCGCGCTCCATCCCGGACGGACCGTCGCGCCGGCGGACCTCGATACGAGCGGCGAAGAGGCCGACGAGCTCCCCGATCGGACCTCGCAGTACCGCATGGCGATCTGCTCCGGCGGGAGCACTGGCCGCCCCAAGGTCGTGGTCGATCACATCCCCGGCCAGACGGACCCCTACGCCGAGTTCCACGGACGGGGTCCCGGGTCGAGCATCCTGGTCCCGGGTCCGCTCTATCACTCCGGGCCGTTGATCAACTGCCTGTCCGTCCTGCTGACGGGCGGGAAGGTCGTGCTCATGACGCGCTTCGATGCGAAGCGCTCCCTCGAGCTGGTCGCGGAGGAGCAGCTCGAGCTCGCGATCTTCGTTCCCACGATGATGCTGCGGATCTGGAAGCTCCCCGCGGAGGAGCGCGCGAAGGCGGACCTCTCGACGCTCCACCGCGTCGTCTCGAGCAGTGCTTCGCTCCCCGACTGGCTCCAGCGGGAGTGGATCGAGTGGATCGGCCCCGAGCGCGTCTGGGAGGCCTACGGCGGGAGTGAGCGGATCGGCGGCACGATCATCTCGGGGACCGAGTGGCTCGAGAAGCCCGGCTCCGTCGGTCGCGCGACCGAAGGCCGCAAGCTCCGCGTGCTCGATCCCGAGGGCCGGGACGTCGCGGCCGGGGAGATCGGCGACGTCTACTTCCTGCCGCCGGGGGGTCCCGGTTCGACCTACCACTATCTCGGCGCCGAGCCGCGGCGGACCGACGACGGCTGGGAGACCCTCGGCGACATGGGCTACGTCGACGCGGACGGGTACCTCTTCCTGGTCGATCGCCGGACGGATCTGATCATCAGCGGCGGTTCCAACATCTATCCGGCGGAGGTCGAGGGCGCCGTCGAGAGTCATCCGGCAGTGCGTTCCTGCGCGGTGATCGGTCTGCCCGACGACGATCTCGGTGCGACCGTGCACGCGATCGTGGACACCTTCGAGCCGGTGGAGGAAGACGACCTCCGCGCGCACCTGTCGGAGCAGCTGGTCCGCTACAAGATTCCGCGGAGCTTCGAGTTCGTCGACGAGCCGCTCAAGGACGACGCGGGCAAGGTCCGGCGCCGAGCGCTGCGGGAGGCGCGGGTCGCGGACGGGGCATAG
- a CDS encoding nuclear transport factor 2 family protein → MNAEASKRAALAYYEAMNSRDVDRILATYTDDAKTWVLGEGPYAGEHPVARETLALFLKSMDIRFTILSMIAEGDTVAVELESEGTSGGRPYSNRYHNRLTIRDGRVAYLKEYFDTARVGA, encoded by the coding sequence GTGAACGCCGAGGCGTCGAAGCGGGCTGCCCTCGCCTACTACGAGGCGATGAACAGCCGGGACGTCGACCGGATCCTCGCCACCTACACCGACGATGCGAAGACCTGGGTGCTGGGCGAAGGCCCGTATGCGGGGGAGCATCCGGTCGCGAGAGAGACGCTCGCGCTCTTCCTGAAGTCGATGGACATCCGCTTCACGATCCTCTCGATGATCGCCGAGGGCGACACGGTCGCCGTCGAGCTCGAGAGCGAGGGCACCTCGGGCGGCCGGCCCTACTCGAATCGCTACCACAATCGGTTGACGATCCGGGACGGGCGCGTGGCCTACCTCAAGGAGTACTTCGATACCGCGAGGGTCGGAGCCTAG
- a CDS encoding amidohydrolase family protein translates to MARTVFVNGRVFDGTERLVAGTNVVVEGNRITQVSDAPVETGEDDIVHDLGGRTLMPGMVQCHFHTGFGPDAGNPSPYLGQGMPAAYLGMVAAKNAQIAIQFGVTSIIGSSNGDGLDVCLKEAILLGLTQGPRVIPCTHEFMASGDSADGDTRSWYMGIEHKGLTRRIDGVDQMRQAVREEIGRGCQIVKLAISDGHGSQIIPDWNYMSEEEVVCAVETAHGRNAMVRAHCPTTSGILMCAKAGVDIIDHCDLVDDEGIDAIVAAGASVTPSYLWSERFMAFAESWDYANGPFPIGNGFPETHEATLARLAGVKEQFEYSISMLPKMRAAGINLCLGDDYGFAMMPHGDYASEMEAYVKHGTPAIEVMQWGTRNGARAMGRHGAELGEVKEGKLADLIVVQGDPTEDVLVFRDPSNVQLVLKDGQVEKDLLSAA, encoded by the coding sequence ATGGCTCGAACGGTATTCGTGAACGGGCGCGTCTTCGACGGGACGGAGCGGCTCGTCGCCGGCACGAACGTCGTCGTCGAGGGCAACCGCATCACGCAGGTGAGCGACGCCCCGGTCGAGACCGGCGAGGACGACATCGTCCACGATCTCGGGGGGCGTACGCTGATGCCCGGGATGGTGCAGTGCCACTTCCATACCGGCTTCGGGCCCGATGCCGGCAATCCCTCTCCGTATCTCGGTCAGGGCATGCCCGCCGCCTACCTCGGGATGGTCGCGGCGAAGAACGCGCAGATCGCGATCCAGTTCGGCGTCACGTCGATCATCGGTTCGAGCAACGGCGACGGTCTCGATGTCTGCCTGAAGGAGGCGATCCTCCTCGGGCTCACCCAGGGGCCCCGGGTGATTCCCTGTACGCACGAGTTCATGGCGAGTGGGGACTCCGCAGACGGAGACACGCGCTCCTGGTACATGGGTATCGAGCACAAGGGGCTCACCCGTCGCATCGACGGCGTCGACCAGATGCGTCAGGCCGTTCGTGAAGAGATCGGACGGGGCTGCCAGATCGTGAAGCTCGCCATCAGCGACGGGCACGGCAGCCAGATCATCCCCGACTGGAACTACATGTCGGAGGAGGAAGTCGTCTGCGCCGTCGAGACCGCGCACGGTCGCAACGCGATGGTCCGCGCCCATTGTCCGACGACGAGCGGAATCCTGATGTGCGCGAAGGCAGGCGTCGACATCATCGACCACTGTGATCTGGTCGACGACGAGGGGATCGACGCCATCGTCGCTGCCGGCGCCTCGGTCACGCCGAGCTACCTCTGGAGCGAGCGCTTCATGGCGTTCGCCGAGAGCTGGGATTACGCGAACGGTCCCTTCCCGATCGGGAACGGCTTTCCGGAGACCCACGAGGCTACGCTCGCGCGGCTGGCCGGCGTGAAGGAGCAGTTCGAGTATTCGATCTCGATGCTGCCGAAGATGCGCGCCGCCGGGATCAACCTCTGCCTGGGGGACGACTACGGCTTCGCGATGATGCCCCACGGCGACTACGCCTCGGAGATGGAGGCCTACGTGAAGCACGGCACGCCGGCGATCGAGGTCATGCAGTGGGGGACGCGGAACGGCGCCCGCGCGATGGGGCGTCATGGGGCGGAGCTCGGCGAGGTCAAGGAAGGGAAGCTCGCCGACCTGATCGTCGTGCAGGGCGATCCGACCGAAGACGTGCTCGTCTTCCGCGACCCGAGCAACGTGCAGCTCGTCCTCAAGGACGGGCAGGTCGAGAAGGATCTGCTCTCGGCCGCGTAG
- a CDS encoding beta-lactamase family protein, producing the protein MSLPRRLVGLATALLLSACASLEAAPDRSTDAPATPESVGMSSERLERLDRVLEGFVDEGRLPGYQLLVARGGRVVHERVYGSMDLEEARPLQADTIYRIYSMSKVVTGVATMIAWEKGLFLLNDPVAKYLPELGDLEVMVWNEDGTTTTVSAEREITVLDLLRHTSGFSYHFIAPSPLGTQYTDLSITPGLRPTPGETALGDSGRDQDATLADMVERLGQLPLVQQPGSAWHYGVNMDVLGRLIEVTDGRSFPQFLEEEIFARLGMLDAGFHVDAEDVERFAALYGATDGGGMELVDPPRTSAYLEPPAMPGGGGGLVASASDYMRFALMLLRGGELDGERLLSPRTVELMTANHLSPVDFGRRPLRFTSAGDYANHGLGLGFGLTGSVVVDPGLTGLPVSKGTFGWGGAASTFFWIDPEEDVAVVFMTQLVPSSSYRLRAHLMRGVNAALVD; encoded by the coding sequence ATGTCCCTCCCCCGCCGCCTGGTCGGCCTCGCAACGGCCCTCCTCCTCAGCGCCTGCGCATCACTGGAGGCGGCGCCCGACCGATCGACCGACGCTCCGGCGACGCCGGAATCCGTCGGCATGTCCAGCGAGCGCCTCGAACGGCTCGACCGCGTCCTCGAAGGATTCGTCGACGAGGGACGACTGCCCGGCTACCAGCTGCTCGTCGCGCGCGGCGGCCGGGTCGTGCACGAACGGGTCTACGGATCGATGGATCTCGAGGAGGCGCGCCCGCTCCAGGCCGACACGATCTACCGGATCTACTCCATGTCGAAGGTGGTGACCGGGGTGGCGACGATGATCGCCTGGGAGAAGGGCCTCTTCCTGCTGAACGATCCGGTCGCGAAGTACCTCCCCGAGCTCGGCGATCTCGAGGTCATGGTCTGGAACGAAGACGGAACGACCACGACCGTCTCCGCCGAGCGCGAGATCACCGTCCTCGACCTGCTCCGACACACGAGCGGGTTCTCCTATCACTTCATCGCCCCTTCCCCCCTCGGCACGCAGTACACCGACCTGTCGATCACGCCTGGCCTGCGGCCGACCCCGGGAGAGACGGCCCTCGGCGATTCGGGCCGCGACCAGGATGCGACCCTCGCGGACATGGTCGAGCGACTCGGCCAGCTTCCGTTGGTCCAGCAGCCGGGCAGCGCCTGGCACTACGGCGTCAACATGGATGTCCTCGGCCGTCTGATCGAGGTGACCGACGGACGCTCCTTCCCGCAATTCCTCGAAGAGGAGATCTTCGCCCGCCTCGGGATGCTCGATGCGGGCTTCCACGTCGACGCCGAGGACGTAGAGCGCTTCGCCGCGCTCTACGGGGCGACCGACGGGGGTGGCATGGAGCTCGTCGATCCGCCCCGGACCAGCGCGTACCTGGAGCCGCCGGCCATGCCGGGGGGCGGCGGCGGGCTCGTCGCGAGTGCGAGCGACTACATGCGATTCGCGCTGATGCTCTTGCGCGGCGGGGAGCTCGACGGCGAGCGGCTCCTCTCGCCGCGAACGGTGGAGCTGATGACGGCGAACCACCTCTCCCCGGTGGATTTCGGGCGCCGGCCGCTCCGCTTCACCAGCGCCGGCGACTATGCGAATCACGGCCTCGGGCTCGGCTTTGGCCTGACGGGAAGCGTCGTCGTCGATCCGGGGCTCACGGGCCTGCCGGTCTCGAAGGGCACGTTCGGCTGGGGCGGCGCCGCCAGCACCTTCTTCTGGATCGACCCCGAGGAAGACGTCGCCGTCGTCTTCATGACCCAGCTCGTCCCGTCGAGCTCCTATCGCCTCCGGGCCCACCTGATGCGCGGCGTGAACGCCGCGCTGGTCGACTGA
- a CDS encoding SDR family oxidoreductase, with protein sequence MELAGRRALVLGGSAGIGLATAQDLERGGARVAVASRSATTRDRAKNGLRENSTLHDVDVRDRAALSALFASLAPLDILVCAATGGDRAMGPFLEMDLDGFQGSFDKLWGYTNAVRLGAEHLTEDAAIVLVSGYPARKANPGMSAISTVGNAVEGFARAIAPEIAPRRINVVAPGSIVTEMFGADLEQGEKILAGATATNVIPRPGTPEEVAQAIRFVIENDFVTGTTVDVDGGALLP encoded by the coding sequence ATGGAACTCGCAGGCCGAAGAGCCCTCGTACTCGGCGGATCCGCCGGCATCGGACTCGCGACTGCACAGGATCTCGAGCGAGGCGGCGCCCGGGTCGCCGTCGCCAGCCGCTCGGCGACGACCCGTGACCGGGCGAAGAACGGACTCCGCGAGAACAGCACGCTCCACGACGTCGACGTGCGCGATCGCGCGGCGCTGTCCGCGCTCTTCGCCTCGCTCGCCCCGCTCGACATCCTCGTGTGCGCGGCGACGGGCGGGGATCGCGCAATGGGTCCCTTCCTCGAGATGGATCTCGATGGCTTCCAGGGCTCCTTCGACAAGCTCTGGGGCTACACGAACGCCGTCCGGCTCGGCGCGGAGCACCTGACCGAGGACGCCGCGATCGTGCTCGTCAGCGGCTACCCCGCACGCAAGGCCAACCCCGGCATGTCCGCGATCTCGACCGTCGGAAACGCCGTCGAAGGCTTCGCCCGCGCGATCGCACCGGAGATCGCGCCCCGACGCATCAACGTCGTCGCCCCGGGCTCGATCGTGACCGAGATGTTCGGCGCGGACCTCGAGCAGGGCGAGAAGATCCTCGCCGGCGCGACGGCCACCAACGTCATCCCCCGCCCCGGCACGCCCGAAGAAGTCGCCCAGGCGATCCGTTTCGTGATCGAGAACGACTTCGTGACCGGTACGACCGTCGACGTCGACGGCGGCGCGCTGCTTCCCTAG
- a CDS encoding kinase, with translation MSESEAARVEALLDPAAPPDYRRLAARLAVAWSDSRPRRVGLGGGQGAGKSTLGRLIEAACAEVALRAVVIGLDDFYRTRAEREAMAAEMHPLFETRGPPGTHDVTALGLALEALGEPGPVDLPRFDKGLDDRTEGTRVEGPFDLVLLEGWCVGAQAAGIDCGAPAINDLERDRDPDGRWRAEVDVRLARDYEPLWDRLDELVFLQVPDLGAVRRWRLEQESSLPEARRLDRDAVDRFVEFYERITLSMLEETPRRADWTVVLADDHSVARVVSRKG, from the coding sequence TTGAGCGAGAGCGAGGCAGCCCGGGTCGAGGCCCTTCTCGATCCGGCCGCTCCGCCCGACTATCGACGCCTCGCCGCGCGCCTCGCGGTCGCCTGGTCCGACTCGCGTCCGCGCCGAGTGGGGCTCGGAGGCGGGCAGGGCGCCGGCAAGTCGACCCTCGGACGACTGATCGAGGCCGCGTGTGCCGAGGTCGCTCTGCGCGCGGTCGTGATCGGTCTCGACGACTTCTATCGCACTCGCGCCGAGCGAGAGGCGATGGCGGCCGAGATGCATCCGCTCTTCGAGACGCGCGGGCCGCCGGGCACCCACGACGTCACTGCTCTGGGGTTGGCCCTCGAGGCGCTCGGCGAACCCGGCCCGGTCGACCTGCCCCGATTCGACAAGGGGCTCGACGACCGGACGGAAGGCACGCGCGTCGAGGGTCCCTTCGATCTCGTCTTGCTCGAGGGCTGGTGCGTCGGTGCGCAGGCGGCTGGGATCGACTGCGGCGCCCCGGCGATCAACGACCTCGAACGGGACCGGGACCCCGATGGCCGTTGGCGTGCGGAGGTCGATGTCCGTCTGGCGAGGGACTACGAGCCGCTCTGGGATCGCCTCGACGAGCTGGTCTTCCTGCAGGTCCCGGACCTCGGTGCAGTCCGGCGCTGGAGGCTCGAGCAGGAGTCTTCGCTCCCGGAGGCGCGGCGCCTCGATCGCGATGCGGTCGATCGCTTCGTGGAGTTCTACGAACGGATCACCCTGTCGATGCTCGAGGAGACGCCGCGGCGCGCAGACTGGACCGTCGTCCTCGCCGACGATCACTCGGTCGCTCGAGTGGTCTCTCGGAAGGGCTGA
- a CDS encoding TauD/TfdA family dioxygenase, whose product MEVDPLGGALGAEIRGVDARAPKDEEIAAVREALLEHEVVFLRDTGLDDEGHLAFAARFGKPSVFPLFAVLGETEPTFQTITDGPDRPPSTDYWHTDVTWTAEPPTAAFLRATITPERGGDTMWGSMTAAYDALSERMRDFCDGLHVRHDNASFIRGLERKLGAEAVAEWATKLREAHPPVEHPLVRTHPETGRRALLWGGGFMREVVELTKPESEALLDFLGRHIDQPIFHARWRWQVGDLAIWDERSTVHRGLSDHFPRAREVRRCVIDGDRPV is encoded by the coding sequence ATGGAGGTCGACCCGCTCGGTGGCGCGCTCGGTGCGGAGATTCGCGGGGTCGATGCCCGGGCTCCGAAGGACGAGGAGATCGCGGCGGTTCGTGAAGCGCTCCTCGAGCACGAGGTCGTGTTCCTCCGCGACACCGGACTCGACGACGAGGGCCACCTCGCGTTCGCGGCCCGCTTCGGGAAGCCGAGTGTCTTTCCGCTCTTCGCGGTGCTCGGCGAGACCGAGCCGACCTTCCAGACGATCACCGACGGTCCCGACAGGCCGCCCTCGACCGACTACTGGCACACCGACGTGACGTGGACGGCGGAGCCGCCGACGGCCGCTTTCCTGCGCGCGACGATCACGCCGGAGCGGGGCGGCGACACGATGTGGGGCTCGATGACCGCCGCGTACGATGCGCTTTCCGAGCGGATGCGCGACTTCTGCGACGGACTGCACGTGCGGCACGACAACGCCTCCTTCATTCGCGGTCTCGAACGGAAGCTCGGGGCCGAAGCGGTCGCGGAATGGGCGACCAAGCTCCGGGAGGCCCATCCGCCGGTGGAGCATCCACTCGTACGGACGCATCCGGAGACGGGACGGAGGGCGCTGCTCTGGGGAGGGGGCTTCATGCGCGAAGTCGTCGAGCTGACGAAGCCCGAGAGCGAGGCGCTCCTCGACTTCCTGGGCCGCCACATCGACCAACCGATCTTCCATGCGCGATGGCGCTGGCAGGTGGGGGACCTGGCGATCTGGGACGAGCGGTCGACGGTTCACCGCGGCCTCTCGGATCACTTTCCTCGCGCGCGGGAAGTCCGGCGCTGCGTGATCGATGGAGACCGACCGGTATGA
- a CDS encoding class I SAM-dependent methyltransferase: MTEFADLVQKIEPHPKKVSDYVAKHARRGDPASVLATMDRYAREERFLMNLGPDKGALVEEVFDRLPENARILEVGAYCGYSAVLFASKLGPEGRLVSLEIGEESVEAARANVEFAGLADKVEIILGPSGESIPSLEGTFDLVFLDHWKDLYKDDLQAIEAKGLLAPGSLVVADNVGESFNPTAYLEYVRTCGHYESEHRESTIEYHTLPDAVEISVFRPSSGA; the protein is encoded by the coding sequence GTGACGGAGTTCGCGGACCTCGTCCAGAAGATCGAGCCCCACCCGAAGAAGGTGAGCGACTACGTGGCGAAGCACGCGCGCCGGGGCGACCCGGCGAGCGTGCTCGCGACGATGGATCGATACGCGCGGGAGGAGCGCTTTCTCATGAACCTGGGGCCCGACAAGGGCGCTCTGGTCGAGGAGGTCTTCGATCGACTGCCCGAGAACGCACGGATCCTCGAGGTCGGAGCGTATTGCGGCTACTCGGCCGTGCTCTTTGCTTCGAAGCTCGGTCCGGAGGGTCGCCTCGTCTCCCTCGAGATCGGTGAGGAGAGTGTCGAGGCGGCGCGCGCCAACGTCGAGTTCGCCGGGCTGGCTGACAAGGTCGAAATCATCCTGGGACCGTCGGGGGAATCCATCCCCAGCCTCGAAGGAACCTTCGACCTGGTCTTCCTCGACCACTGGAAGGACCTCTACAAAGACGATCTCCAGGCCATCGAAGCGAAGGGGCTGCTCGCGCCCGGCTCCCTCGTCGTCGCCGACAACGTCGGCGAGTCCTTCAATCCGACGGCCTATCTCGAATACGTGCGGACCTGCGGCCACTACGAGTCCGAGCACCGCGAATCGACGATCGAGTACCACACGCTCCCCGACGCGGTGGAGATCTCGGTATTCCGACCGTCGAGCGGCGCTTGA
- a CDS encoding enoyl-CoA hydratase-related protein: MSYDNDAPDAGGELRPSWPASADEYEVLLVDRPAPHVNRVTLNRPEKRNALNNKLRAELLHALQQGDQDPDVHVQIVRGAGPSFSAGYDLGGGNEGLEYPFFTAEGEGQWPRHVTDGWMSIWDLAKPVIAQIHGFCLAGGSELATGCDVVYMADDAQMGYPAVRFGVPDMQFHAWLVGMRRGMEMMLTGDSINGKEAVERGWATRSFPAEELEEKTLEMAQRMASLPPDIVQLNKRAVHRQMDSMGFRQGIRQGTELCTLAIHQPSFQAFINQTGKGEGKLTSALQKRDEGFGDYRTGKD; the protein is encoded by the coding sequence ATGAGCTACGACAACGATGCCCCGGATGCGGGCGGTGAGCTTCGCCCCTCCTGGCCCGCCTCGGCCGACGAATACGAAGTCCTGCTGGTCGATCGACCGGCGCCGCACGTCAACCGTGTGACCCTCAACCGTCCGGAGAAGCGCAACGCGCTGAACAACAAGCTGCGGGCCGAGCTGCTCCACGCGCTCCAGCAGGGGGACCAGGATCCCGACGTGCACGTTCAGATCGTCCGCGGCGCCGGGCCGAGCTTCTCCGCGGGATACGACCTCGGCGGCGGCAACGAGGGCCTCGAGTACCCCTTCTTCACGGCGGAGGGCGAAGGCCAGTGGCCGCGCCACGTGACCGACGGATGGATGAGCATCTGGGACCTCGCGAAGCCCGTGATCGCTCAGATCCATGGCTTCTGCCTCGCCGGGGGGAGCGAACTCGCCACCGGCTGCGACGTCGTCTACATGGCTGACGATGCGCAGATGGGATATCCGGCGGTCCGCTTCGGCGTGCCGGACATGCAGTTCCACGCGTGGCTGGTCGGAATGCGCCGTGGCATGGAGATGATGCTGACCGGCGATTCGATCAACGGGAAGGAAGCCGTCGAACGTGGCTGGGCGACCCGCTCCTTCCCCGCCGAAGAGCTCGAAGAGAAGACCCTCGAGATGGCCCAGCGGATGGCGTCGCTCCCGCCCGACATCGTCCAGCTGAACAAGCGCGCCGTCCACCGCCAGATGGACTCGATGGGGTTCCGTCAGGGCATCCGTCAGGGCACCGAACTCTGCACGCTGGCGATCCACCAGCCGAGCTTCCAGGCCTTCATCAACCAGACGGGCAAGGGCGAAGGCAAGCTGACCAGCGCGCTCCAGAAGCGCGACGAGGGGTTCGGGGACTACCGGACCGGCAAGGACTGA
- a CDS encoding NAD-dependent epimerase/dehydratase family protein, with the protein MKILVTGATGLIGCHAAAALLEAGHAVRLLVRDPSKLDSVFAPFGRSARDFEVVVGSIEDPAALEEALRGCAGLLHCAGRFSPDRREADALRETNVEGTRRILEAAERIQAEAPLERLVYVSSILALFPAPGPKMHATDDVASPEEMYAATKAEAERVARAAQERLPLTIVYPAAVQGPDDPTFSIGPKLVADALDAGSVLVTDGGLPSTDVRDLARLFVALFAGEAHSERLMAPAFFVEHADYHRLLCTLTGRDLRAQRLPGWLLRGMGRVGDWMGLLGRPVQLTSEAAAVLTRSVPVDDAEACKLLGRPPIPAEKSFQDLIVWMAAAGYISADSSGRAGATRD; encoded by the coding sequence ATGAAGATTCTCGTGACCGGCGCGACGGGGCTGATCGGTTGCCACGCGGCTGCGGCGCTGTTGGAAGCGGGCCACGCGGTCCGGCTCCTGGTCCGTGATCCGTCGAAGCTCGATTCCGTCTTCGCGCCCTTCGGGCGAAGCGCGCGGGACTTCGAGGTCGTCGTCGGGTCGATCGAGGATCCCGCCGCGCTCGAGGAGGCTCTTCGCGGCTGTGCGGGGCTTCTCCACTGTGCCGGGCGCTTCTCCCCGGACCGGCGGGAGGCAGACGCGCTCCGCGAGACGAACGTCGAGGGGACGCGACGGATCCTCGAGGCGGCCGAGCGCATTCAGGCCGAAGCACCCCTCGAACGGCTCGTCTACGTGTCGAGCATCCTCGCGCTCTTCCCCGCGCCAGGGCCGAAGATGCACGCAACCGACGACGTGGCTTCGCCCGAGGAGATGTACGCGGCGACCAAGGCGGAGGCCGAACGCGTTGCGCGTGCGGCGCAGGAACGGCTGCCCCTCACGATCGTGTATCCGGCTGCGGTCCAGGGGCCGGACGATCCGACCTTCTCGATCGGGCCCAAGTTGGTGGCCGATGCCCTCGACGCGGGAAGCGTGCTCGTCACGGATGGAGGACTGCCCTCGACGGACGTCCGCGATCTCGCCCGGCTCTTCGTCGCGCTCTTCGCGGGCGAGGCCCACTCCGAGCGTCTGATGGCCCCCGCCTTCTTCGTCGAGCATGCCGACTACCACCGTCTCCTCTGCACCCTGACGGGTCGCGACCTGCGCGCGCAGCGGCTGCCCGGCTGGCTCCTGCGCGGGATGGGACGGGTGGGGGATTGGATGGGCCTGCTGGGGCGTCCGGTCCAGCTGACCTCCGAAGCGGCGGCGGTCCTCACCCGGAGCGTGCCCGTCGACGATGCGGAAGCGTGCAAGCTGCTCGGGCGGCCGCCGATCCCGGCGGAGAAGTCCTTTCAGGACCTGATCGTCTGGATGGCCGCCGCGGGATACATCTCGGCGGATTCGTCCGGTCGGGCGGGGGCCACTCGCGACTGA